A genome region from Terriglobia bacterium includes the following:
- a CDS encoding helix-turn-helix domain-containing protein, which yields MEIDFGSEVSEMEEKLTPETDFVVIDEFQDCDYLLRITVEELMASPLRVNELPLEEQRQLLLQLPALVIALAATSALVPMETAKPAKQEPDTLLTAEEAAVILNVAPSWLYSHAKRLPFAKKLSHKRLRFSRLGIEKWLAAKR from the coding sequence ATGGAAATAGATTTTGGGTCAGAGGTGAGTGAAATGGAAGAGAAATTGACGCCAGAAACTGATTTCGTTGTCATCGACGAATTCCAAGATTGCGACTATCTGTTGCGCATAACGGTCGAGGAACTCATGGCGAGTCCACTGCGGGTTAACGAACTGCCCCTAGAAGAGCAGCGCCAGCTCCTACTTCAGCTTCCTGCACTGGTGATCGCGTTGGCGGCGACCTCGGCACTGGTACCCATGGAAACGGCCAAACCCGCGAAACAGGAGCCGGACACCCTCCTGACAGCAGAGGAAGCTGCTGTGATATTAAATGTCGCACCTTCCTGGCTCTACAGTCATGCAAAACGGCTGCCATTCGCCAAGAAACTAAGCCACAAGAGGCTGCGATTTTCCCGGCTTGGAATTGAAAAATGGCTGGCCGCTAAAAGGTGA
- a CDS encoding site-specific integrase produces MMGNNGKVKMPNLHGKTIWLEGLGGFFHDTFRNKAGELCYSKKWKLRECHSGKKNVIALRTNDWKMAVKKAREITAKIVKGEPVGVDATRIKIKHLFNLVFEDYDARHLCSKDKVEDGINHLLTHFDPDTSATYITYASLDEYLQKRRKEGAADSTIKGELAALRRGYTLGQKGFKLEIRGIKCDVALTSHPVFPTIKLDNAREGFFELDEFEAVQKHLPELVRPVIVCGFYTGWRFKEILKLEWCRVNQQTGTMWLEGSMTKNGKPRSFPYGLLPPLKEMFEKQRAYTDAVGKLTGQKIQWVFHRAGKPIKSIKGAWKKAVNAAGVPQRIFHDFRRTAATNLVLAGVPRQLAKRLTSHLTDAVFDRYFQPKQKQLEESVERLAAFYQEQQPPTPIPEEKKVAVGGAGNVLAFSGRKK; encoded by the coding sequence GTGATGGGAAATAACGGGAAGGTAAAAATGCCAAACCTGCACGGAAAAACCATCTGGCTTGAAGGTCTCGGTGGATTTTTCCACGACACCTTCCGGAACAAAGCCGGAGAGCTTTGCTACAGCAAAAAGTGGAAGCTGCGCGAATGCCACAGCGGTAAGAAGAACGTGATTGCGTTGCGCACCAATGACTGGAAAATGGCCGTAAAAAAGGCTCGCGAAATCACCGCCAAAATTGTCAAGGGTGAGCCTGTTGGTGTTGATGCTACCCGAATCAAGATCAAGCATCTGTTCAACCTGGTCTTCGAAGATTACGATGCCAGGCACCTGTGCAGCAAGGATAAAGTTGAAGATGGAATCAACCATCTGCTTACGCACTTTGATCCGGATACCAGTGCGACTTATATCACCTATGCCAGCCTGGATGAATATCTCCAGAAGCGCAGGAAAGAAGGGGCTGCGGATTCGACTATTAAAGGTGAGCTGGCTGCACTCAGACGCGGGTACACATTGGGCCAGAAGGGATTCAAATTGGAAATCCGTGGCATCAAATGTGATGTCGCGTTAACCAGCCACCCAGTTTTTCCGACCATCAAGCTGGATAATGCCAGAGAAGGTTTTTTTGAGCTTGATGAATTTGAAGCTGTGCAGAAGCACCTTCCAGAACTGGTCAGGCCGGTGATTGTGTGTGGCTTCTACACTGGATGGCGATTTAAGGAAATTCTAAAACTGGAATGGTGTCGGGTAAATCAGCAGACTGGAACGATGTGGCTTGAAGGCAGCATGACCAAGAATGGCAAACCGCGCTCGTTTCCCTATGGTCTGCTGCCACCATTGAAGGAGATGTTTGAAAAACAGCGTGCCTATACGGATGCTGTGGGAAAGCTGACAGGCCAGAAAATTCAATGGGTCTTCCATCGCGCCGGGAAGCCCATCAAGAGCATTAAGGGAGCATGGAAAAAGGCAGTGAATGCGGCAGGCGTGCCGCAACGCATCTTCCACGACTTCCGCAGAACGGCAGCAACCAATTTAGTGCTGGCAGGCGTTCCACGGCAACTAGCAAAGAGGCTAACCAGCCACCTGACGGACGCAGTCTTTGACCGTTACTTTCAACCCAAGCAAAAGCAGCTGGAAGAAAGCGTTGAGAGGCTGGCCGCTTTCTACCAGGAGCAGCAGCCGCCAACGCCCATTCCAGAAGAGAAAAAGGTAGCTGTTGGTGGTGCTGGAAACGTCCTGGCTTTCTCGGGCAGAAAGAAGTGA
- a CDS encoding P27 family phage terminase small subunit, translating into MKNAVKPPKNQSKKARILWRELQAEYQIEDAAGLDLLADYCQFFDRREQARVLIRQNGPTVLDRFQQIQVNPACRVERDSSAAMIKILRQLNLDVEPTRDRPGRPPGTGR; encoded by the coding sequence ATGAAAAATGCCGTGAAACCACCCAAAAACCAATCGAAAAAGGCGCGAATCCTGTGGCGTGAGCTGCAGGCGGAATATCAGATTGAGGATGCGGCCGGCCTGGACCTGCTGGCCGATTATTGCCAGTTTTTTGACCGGCGCGAACAGGCACGGGTACTTATTCGGCAAAACGGTCCAACGGTTCTAGATAGGTTTCAGCAGATCCAAGTAAACCCGGCGTGTCGTGTCGAGAGGGATAGCAGCGCGGCAATGATAAAGATTTTGCGCCAATTAAATTTGGACGTTGAGCCGACAAGAGACCGACCCGGCCGACCTCCAGGGACAGGGAGATGA